Genomic window (Takifugu rubripes chromosome 1, fTakRub1.2, whole genome shotgun sequence):
AAGGTAGATTCCTGTTagctgtttttgttcctcaAAGCAAAGCAGCAGTTGGTTTCTGAGGGAGGAAGTCTTGGTGGAGAGCTGTTTATCTTACTATCTGTTTTCACTTTGTTGTCCTAGCTGAACCTTTGGGTCCCCCCTGTTTTGTTAAGGTGAAGCTGTGGAGGCAGGGCTGCAGGAATTGGACACAACTGTGCAGTTTCAGGCAGAAAGCAGGAGGCTGCGACAGGAACAGCCGACCTCCGTAGCTGGATTTACTGCTGAGCGCCCCCTTCCTGTCATAGTCCCCCATGTTCCTAATGCTGTGTCAATGTGACAGATGCTTGTATTTGTGTCCTGGCCCACAACATCCAAGAACAAGTCCAGGTTTAGTTCAGTGGCTTGAGGAGGTACCGGACTGAATAATCAGGCCTGCTGTCTGATTGAAAACATGGAGCGAAAGGTTCTGCCCTTGTGCTGAGCGGAAGGATCCAGCTAAGTTAATTGGCATGTTGGAAGGCCATTATGGTTGTTCCCACTCCTACGTAGCTTTGCAGGATAAAAACAGTCTGATGGGAACGTGAGGTTTTTTTAGGAGGCTATAGAGGGTGAGGTCACTCTGTTCCGTCAGTCTTCGGCCTCCACTGCTCAGTGATGAATCGTCCTCAGGCAGAGGCCAACTCACCTCACCCATCTGAACGGAATGAGGTGAGACCACTGTGAAACCAGCAGGAGCCCCTGGACCAGCTCACTCAGAGCGTTGCTTCCTCGCAGAGCTCTCGGCCACTCCTTAGAATCGCAGAAGCTGGGTTAACAGGGTTATTTCGCCCTGGTGGTGGTGAACATGTTGCTGTCTGCACACTCTGCATCAGTCTGGTCTAAAGTGTGGAAAAACTAGCCAAACCTTGGAAAGACATGTGCTCTCGCTGCTGCTCCCCCCTCTCCACCTGAATATGATAATCAAGATTCGCGGAAGGAGTAGATTCTTCTAAGCTAACAGCCAAGGCCactgatggaaggatggatgccAGTAAAGATGGAATCTATATACAAAGTATATATACCAGAGTAGGACAGAGATACTGTATGTCGTCTCCTCTTCTCGCCTTCTCAGGCCACAAGCAactggatttttaaaaagaaaatctcaaaAAGATCTCTCAAAACTCGAGTTTCCAACTTGTCTTGGGCACAGTAAAATCTTGGTGAACTGCTTAAGTCTCATTTTGTCTTCAGAGTGAAGAATAATGCTTCTCTGTCCAGCCTGTACTCATTTCTCAACTGTTTACAATGCTGACATCGGCAGAACTGAAGAACCACCAAGACTCAAAGAGCTACTGTGAGAGCAGGGCTGTTGAACAAGCAGTAACTAGTTCAGTCACAGCTTTTGGCTCCACACTAAACCCTCTGGTACAGTTTGGCCTTTTGTTTAGGAACCTAAAACTAATAAATGGAATGTATGCGATATATCTGACTGAAGTGTTCCCCTGTATTTGTGTACTTGAGCAGTTGTAAATTTCCTGCTTCTGGTAGCGTTCGCCTGCCCTGTGAATGCACCGTCACAGCAAACGAGCCTTTAAATCACTCTCCTGATTATCGTTTCATTTCAATCTTTCACTTCATTTAATTGCTATAACTTCCCCGTCCAGGCCTGCTGATTTTAATCtttagttttcatttttccaagCTGGCGCCTGTTGTGGCTCTGCCGAGGCTGCTCCGTGACCTTAGCTCTTCTGTTTCTGCCCTGACCTGGAATACAGGCCTCTCACAGCCTTTGACCTGCTTCAACACGACTTCTATGCTAATAATTTGACttctttgttgttattttgtgtgCAAAGATGTGATTTCCTTTAATATTTGCAAAACTCACTGACTTTTATGCCCCTTTTCTGCAGTATGAATTTAGATTCTTTACACACAAATCTCTTCCTGTGGATATCTTTAGAATATTTCCATCTTCAGTTGGAAAGCTGTGCATCAGCAGTCCCGTGTTGATGACCAGTCACACTGTGACACCCTACATCAAAAATTCAACGTAAGCTGAAAATGCAGTAGTAGCATGTAGATCGTCATGCACATGGCTGAACAAGCCATATTCAGGTTGGCATTATAGAATTATGATTATAGGACTCCAACAGGTTGATCTAGGTTGATCTGTAATAATctttaaaacacattaacaACAGACAAACCTTACATCAATAAAGAACTGAAATAGCTTCTCTGAGCAGAGATTCCAGATGTTAATAATTCCCCAAAATGCTAAGACGTTCAGGGCCAGTCACCCTGAGGTCCTGGGGCTGGGAATGAACACTTATGAGGGTCATTGCTCATGTTTAGTCATGTAAGTGTTTCTCTTAACGTCTATGCCTCGTTGTCTTTATCCTCCAGGCTAAAATCTGTGGATATTAATGTTCTCTAAAAAAGTGAACCAAAGTAAACCATATGAGGGGACACACCTGTCCAAGATGTCCACCAGCCTCTTACACCATGACTCCAGCACTTTGCATGTTCTCAACACCTGACATTCACTCTGTCACTGACTTGTCAGCGacgcaataaaaaaaaaagcaagtaAAGTCAAAGCTAATACCCCCTGGACGGCTGCTTCAACAGAACGTTATTAGAGCCGGATTGTGAGAACGGCGGGTGGCTGGTGGTGACACAGGTGTCTCACATCACTGTTGCAAGAGCAAAAACGTTCTAAAGCATGTCCATAAGAGACAAACAGAACAATGATGATTTCTATGAGTAAGCATTTGAAGGATAAATGTGGGGCCCAGATGTGTGGCGTGTCAGGCATTAGCGAAGAAGAGTGATGCCGAACACAACAGCAACGCACCCCTGAAAACATGTGTCACATATGTTACTAAACCAGGAAAAGCGCCGCTAATGGAAAGAATTGTATTTCTTCTGACGTTTGATAGACAGAACCGGTAACAGAGACCCTTTCTTCTTCTTAGAATCTTTAAACGTTAAATGGGTGACCCAGCCATTGCCTGTTAGGCTGTCATATGACCAAGAGAAAATGCTGACAAAGCAGAGAGGTCCGTGGCTGCTGATATCAGCTGTTGCGATCAAGTGCTACAAGCAACTGAAGCAATCTGTCCCCGTCATTAAAGACATCCACACTATATCTAATTTTGTCTTCCTTGTTAACAAAGCCATAAACACGTCACCTCCGGCCATAGCTGGGATTGCATTTTTCACACATGTGGGCCCCGAGGTCCTTTCCACATTCTGCTAACATTAAAATTCCAGCTGCAGCACGAAGATCAGTCAGaggcaaaataaataaataaataaataaaaatcacaaagCTACATTCTGTTGACAGAAAAGTTTTgctgaagcaaaaaaaaagaaagaaaagaatctgTGTACTTGGAGAAATCTTGTGTACataaggtggtggtggtggtgtgtgtgtgtgtgtgtgtgtgtatgggggggggggtaaaggagGAACTTGACACTGAGTCTAAATATGGTCTTTCACGTCAGCAGGGGGGCTGGCTGCAGCGTGCGGAGGTTTTCTGACATATTTCAGGCATTTTCATGAGAAATTATTCAGGAATAGACAGAATCGTCTCCGTTATACTGCTCTGAGGAGAATAGTGCTGCCGCAGAATAAACCGACAAATCGGAGCCCAGGGCCAGTCTTCAGAGCAGATTCTGAACTTGTTTTGGTGGACAAAGCTCAGTTTTGCCAAGGAAACCAGGGGAAGAAGCGCAGCCACGTTTAACGTTCCAGACTCCAGTTTCCTGCGCTTTTGTTGGAGGTTCCTCCTTCCTGCAGAGGGTTTTCACCCCCCTCCCGTTTCACTGCGTACGCGATGCTGTAAATACGCCTCACAGCGTCCTTTGGAGACGCGAAGTTGTCTGAAAGTCACTGGATTCCTGAGTGTTTTCGCGCTTTGGATAATTCTCTGATCTCCGAGAAGAGCTGGTGAGATGGAGACAAACAAATGACACCCTAAACGATCTTctttgtttaattaaaaaagaacagACAGTGAGGCTCAACTAGAATTTAAGGTCCGACCACATCAAAGGTGACATAGACGCCAGGTTCGCAGCTGAATCGGGGCTTTTTCTCCCCACCCCTCTAAATGACTGCAACGTTGTAATCGACAAAATGCAGACGTCTATTCTACTCGGGTTAGTTTTGACATGTCTGCTCATCTGCGAGTCAGAAGCTGACAGGGAGAACCGCGTTAAGCGGGCGCAGTTTCACCAACGCGCAAGACTCGGACGTCTCCAGGCAGGCGCATCAGAGAGAGAGCGCGTTGGCAGGCGGATACGGGCAGGGGCTGCTGCAGGGCAGGGCTCCAAGACTGCTGGGCACCTGGAGTCTGACCAAGCTGCTCCAGGTCATGGCGTGAGTGGAGTCCAACAGGTCAGAAGGGCAGAAGGTCAGAGTGTGGTGCCGGGGAGACAGCTTGGCTCTTTGCGGCAAGCAAATatgaggcaggaagagggcACCCCGACAGGGAGGGTTACCCGGATACCCCTCGGTGCTGGTGCACCAAATCTGCTGGCAAGTTTCGCAGGGAAAAACCGCATCCTGGTGATCACGGCTCCCAGCGAATCAGACGGCTACTACCGGCTCATGATGTCCCTTCTGAAAGCAGACGTGTACTGTGAGCTAGCGGAGCGACATGTCATCCAGATCGTAATGTTCCATCAAGAAGGGGAGCTGGGGGCCAAGGTGCGGAGGATCACCACAGAGGGGAAGATTGTGGAGGAACCTCTGGACTCAGCGCTCATCCCCCGACTCATGAGCTTTCTCAAAATGGAGAAAGGTAAGTGGGGTGTCAAGAGGTCGCTCACAACAGAGATGTACCAGATGGATTTCTTTTCTAGTCCTGATCTGTAATCTGGTGACATACAGGTAAATTTGGGATGGTTCTACTTAAAAAgaccctgcaggtggaggaaAGGTACCCCTACCCTGTTAGGCTGGAGGCCATGTATGAGGCAATTGACCAGGCACCCATGAGGAAGCTGGAAAAGCGCCGACAGAAAGGATTTGTCCAGAAGTGTAAAGAAGCAGGTGTGGAGGGCCAGGTGGAAGAAgccacacacacaggtctgtaCACCTCTATGTAGTTTTACATATATTTATAGATGcatcttaaaatatttttcctgtaaaatgataaaaacaaggCTTGTAGGGTTTATTTTAATACACAAGGGCAACCAAATAATATGGATGTgacatttctgtcattttttgaTAATGTTTTCTTTGTCGACCCTACAAAAATAGATATAGCAGCAACTTTGACACCATGTGCCAAAGAGGGAAATAAATTATTTAATCTattaatatttgttttctttttatgtttGGGGTCAGCAGTTGTGCAGCAACcagtgagaaaaacaacaaccacagcAGCTACACATGCAAAAACAACtttacaaacaacaacaacaacgactcTAGCTACAACTACagaaacaacaaccacaaccagAGCCACAACAACTGCCAAGCCCACCAcgaccaccaccagaagaaccaccacaaccaccaccaaACAACCAACCACCACTGCTACAACACAGAGGCCCACCAGATCCCAGACTCCAGCCCCCCAACCCACTGCTCCTCCTAACGTAAaccagggaaggagggagaagtACCCCATTAAAACCACCCTGGCTGGAAATGACCCAAAAGATGGGGATAACAGAAACCCCCACAGAGTACCGGCAACACGTAAACCACCCAGGACCAAATCCACGAGAAGAAAGATTGAAGGCAAAAAGGTGATCCATCTCATTGGTGTGAAATTAAAGTTtactctgtgtgtttctggaaGAATTATTTTTGCAAAGTAAACAAGCATTTTATGGCGTGTAGACAGGAAAGAAAGCAAACCAGTTCAATTATCAGTTGTATTTATGTTTGTATTTCTGCAGACACTGACCAATGAACACGAGGAAAAGAATAAACCCATCAAACCAAACGTCAGTGATCCCGAGGAGACAGAAACCGTCACTGCCGCCACTCATGTCAAGCCGGGCAGGAAGAAGGACAAGACGAACAAAAAAATCGAGAAGGTCACCAAGAAAACGGATAACAGAGGGGGAAAGTTAGGGAAAGATGCCAAAATTGGTGCGAAGAAAGTAGGAAAGAATTCTTTTCCAGATCCCAAAAAAGAAGACTACCCAAAACCCACAAAGAAGCCTGTACCCCCTGCTAAAGACTCGCTACCCTTGTTCCTGGACCACTTCGAGAACAAGAGGCGGCTGCTGGTGAGAGAGCATCTCCTAATAAAGTTACTGTAGCTGCCTTCTACAAAAGATGGGCGTCAGTGCATTAGCCAAACTTGGGTCATGGTTCATGATAGCATGTAGCACAACATCACAGTGTAGCTCAATAATGCATCAGTCAAAAAAGACGTCAAGAGTTAGACAATAGCTGACAGAAGTTAGGTCTAAATTTGAAATTGGCTTACAGATTATGGAACATTTATAACCGTGGGATGCTGCTATTATGGTGTTTTCCTCATTAGATTGTTACTGTTGCATGATGCCTCTATTTACCAGTCACCAAACTCCAgtgtgcactgtgtgtgtgtgtttgtgtgtttgtgtgtgtgtgtgtgtccagctgaTTACTTCTCCCAGTGAAGAGAATAAGATGTACGTCCAACAGAGAGATGAGTTCCTGGAGTCCGTGTGTGACATGGCCATCAGGAAAATCTCTATCATCACCATTTTTGGTTCACTGACAAACTCCACCATGAAAATTGACCATTACCAGCTGGGTGAGCACTTTCCACAGGCAGTACTCTTTAACACTTGAACTGTTCGACTATTACCTATACTTATTCTATTACAAAGCTGAGATATAATGGACATAGACCCTGGTCAAAACTAATGTTAATGTGAAAAGTTAGGGAAGTGGAAgatgacacaaaaatgacacctATGCTAATATTTTGTATATGTAAATGTATACACATACGTCCTAATATCTAATAAGACTGTAGTTCATGCAAATATGCATCCAGTTGAGCTGTCTTGGCGCTTCATAGTGTGCCAGGTTGAAAGCAGCACCGCTGAGGTGATGTCACCCTCGACTCCACCCGGGTAACGTGGTTCCTCCACCCACAAGAGTCCGAATGACACTGGCTCCTCATTGTGGTTGGAGCAAGTTTCAAGCTCTTTCACGTTTAAGTTTGTTCGGAGTGTCTCTAATCTCAAGTTTTTCATTGCCAACATATTTATTAATTTAGCatgtttttaaacacaaaattgCTGTTATAGTAACAACGGAAACCAAATAGACAGGCATGTTTATGCTATTGTGATGTAGTTAAGATTTAGTGTTTGTCAGGTAATGAGTTTTGTTTCAGCATTCAAGCAGCGTCACCAAACTAAGATGACGGACATTTCATGTTTtatatcttgtgttttttttctgaggcATTTCAGAGAAACGTTCATGTAATTTCTTCAGTTGGGTGTACTAACAAATATGAAGATGTTCTTGTCACTGATGTCCAGAGAACGACAAGCTAATGAAGGGCATTCACCAAGAAGATACGCTGAACCAGGATCTGATCACAGAGCTGAGAAAAGAGTTCAGAATGGTCCATGATGACTTCTACATGGTCCTCACTGACACCGACATAAAAATTAAGGTAGGAATGACCTCATCTGCTCACCCACAAAACAACAAGGAGGTCTCGCTGCTGTGTGACTCTCACAGCCACACAAGCCTGGGGTGGCGCTGACCCTCAGCAACTTTACCATCTTTGGTGTAAATATTTAAGAAATCATCAAATGATTGAATTTGATCTGCATTCGTGATAACATTATCTGCATTACTTTCACATTTGGATGTATTCAAAGTTTCCTAAGGTGTGTACAGTGAACGGGGTGTGTTGTGTGATAGACTGGTAACTTGTCCTGGGTGCATCTACGTTGGTGACCACTGGGACCCAGAATAGAAATAAGGTAGTAGTTAAGCAATACATCACGACAGGCCACAGCATACACTCATTATATCACAGGTGTTCTATGTCAGGGCCTGTTGTGAGGTATTGcttaaatgatggatggatggatggatggatggatggatggatggatggatggatggatggatggatggatggatggatggatggatggatggacggaggtCTGAGTTTGAAGGGTAACTAACTAAAATACGGTACAATACTGGGTTAGAATAATGGAATGGATGTAAATTACAGCTTACAATTCATTTGTGCTGATATCAATGATCACTGAGTTCTTTGGTGCTTTGGGCATATGTATGTTGACAGCCGGCAGTGAACCGTGGACAGTGGACACTGGACCGTGGACAGTGGACACTGGACACTGGACCGTGGATAGTGGACAGTGGACAGTGAACAGTGTGGGATTAAAAGTCTGGGGGCTGAAACAGGAATGACCTAAAAACTGCTGAAAGCTGCTGATTATAAATAAATTCTCTCACATATAAAACATCATATTAAAGGGTAAAATTCTCCCATGGAAATattgaaaaatatttaaattcaaaaagGTAAACTTAAAAAAGGGACACAAGAAACATGAGAAGCACGAGGAAGTGAAGGGGAATAAATGAGGGAAAGTATGACAAATTCACAGGtggcaggaaatgacatcagcaCACAAGCTAACAGCTCCACCATGAAACGACTTCATCGTTACGTACATCCTCATGGCTGAACTGTTTGAAAGAGGAGTTTTGTGCCATTTACCCAACATAACCTCAAGAACGCAACAATACCTTCTTTGAAAGCTAGCTGCCTG
Coding sequences:
- the ccdc80 gene encoding coiled-coil domain-containing protein 80 isoform X1 codes for the protein MQTSILLGLVLTCLLICESEADRENRVKRAQFHQRARLGRLQAGASERERVGRRIRAGAAAGQGSKTAGHLESDQAAPGHGVSGVQQVRRAEGQSVVPGRQLGSLRQANMRQEEGTPTGRVTRIPLGAGAPNLLASFAGKNRILVITAPSESDGYYRLMMSLLKADVYCELAERHVIQIVMFHQEGELGAKVRRITTEGKIVEEPLDSALIPRLMSFLKMEKGKFGMVLLKKTLQVEERYPYPVRLEAMYEAIDQAPMRKLEKRRQKGFVQKCKEAGVEGQVEEATHTAVVQQPVRKTTTTAATHAKTTLQTTTTTTLATTTETTTTTRATTTAKPTTTTTRRTTTTTTKQPTTTATTQRPTRSQTPAPQPTAPPNVNQGRREKYPIKTTLAGNDPKDGDNRNPHRVPATRKPPRTKSTRRKIEGKKTLTNEHEEKNKPIKPNVSDPEETETVTAATHVKPGRKKDKTNKKIEKVTKKTDNRGGKLGKDAKIGAKKVGKNSFPDPKKEDYPKPTKKPVPPAKDSLPLFLDHFENKRRLLLITSPSEENKMYVQQRDEFLESVCDMAIRKISIITIFGSLTNSTMKIDHYQLENDKLMKGIHQEDTLNQDLITELRKEFRMVHDDFYMVLTDTDIKIKQSYEVPIAMKAIFDYIDTFSSRIREMEQQKRDGVLCKKEDKPRSLENFLSRFRWRRRLLIISSPSDEEWSYQQQLYSLNSQACNLGLRHIAILKLVGTEPLHMGGVLELYPINGSTTVEREGLSGILVKDMRNYFQISPEYFSMLLVGKDGNVKSWYPSPMWSMATIYDLVDSMQLRRQEMAIQQSLGMRCPEYDYGYHQHGYEQGYQDGYHQGYGY
- the ccdc80 gene encoding coiled-coil domain-containing protein 80 isoform X3, with the translated sequence MQTSILLGLVLTCLLICESEADRENRVKRAQFHQRARLGRLQAGASERERVGRRIRAGAAAGQGSKTAGHLESDQAAPGHGVSGVQQVRRAEGQSVVPGRQLGSLRQANMRQEEGTPTGRVTRIPLGAGAPNLLASFAGKNRILVITAPSESDGYYRLMMSLLKADVYCELAERHVIQIVMFHQEGELGAKVRRITTEGKIVEEPLDSALIPRLMSFLKMEKGKFGMVLLKKTLQVEERYPYPVRLEAMYEAIDQAPMRKLEKRRQKGFVQKCKEAGVEGQVEEATHTAVVQQPVRKTTTTAATHAKTTLQTTTTTTLATTTETTTTTRATTTAKPTTTTTRRTTTTTTKQPTTTATTQRPTRSQTPAPQPTAPPNVNQGRREKYPIKTTLAGNDPKDGDNRNPHRVPATRKPPRTKSTRRKIEGKKTLTNEHEEKNKPIKPNVSDPEETETVTAATHVKPGRKKDKTNKKIEKVTKKTDNRGGKLGKDAKIGAKKVGKNSFPDPKKEDYPKPTKKPVPPAKDSLPLFLDHFENKRRLLLITSPSEENKMYVQQRDEFLESVCDMAIRKISIITIFGSLTNSTMKIDHYQLENDKLMKGIHQEDTLNQDLITELRKEFRMVHDDFYMVLTDTDIKIKQSYEVPIAMKAIFDYIDTFSSRIREMEQQKRDGVLCKKEDKPRSLENFLSRFRWRRRLLIISSPSDEEWSYQQQLYSLNSQACNLGPGLRGTRNLWREDCIHPPSSKTSVGALTLLQRSD
- the ccdc80 gene encoding coiled-coil domain-containing protein 80 isoform X2, which codes for MQTSILLGLVLTCLLICESEADRENRVKRAQFHQRARLGRLQAGASERERVGRRIRAGAAAGQGSKTAGHLESDQAAPGHGVSGVQQVRRAEGQSVVPGRQLGSLRQANMRQEEGTPTGRVTRIPLGAGAPNLLASFAGKNRILVITAPSESDGYYRLMMSLLKADVYCELAERHVIQIVMFHQEGELGAKVRRITTEGKIVEEPLDSALIPRLMSFLKMEKGKFGMVLLKKTLQVEERYPYPVRLEAMYEAIDQAPMRKLEKRRQKGFVQKCKEAGVEGQVEEATHTVVQQPVRKTTTTAATHAKTTLQTTTTTTLATTTETTTTTRATTTAKPTTTTTRRTTTTTTKQPTTTATTQRPTRSQTPAPQPTAPPNVNQGRREKYPIKTTLAGNDPKDGDNRNPHRVPATRKPPRTKSTRRKIEGKKTLTNEHEEKNKPIKPNVSDPEETETVTAATHVKPGRKKDKTNKKIEKVTKKTDNRGGKLGKDAKIGAKKVGKNSFPDPKKEDYPKPTKKPVPPAKDSLPLFLDHFENKRRLLLITSPSEENKMYVQQRDEFLESVCDMAIRKISIITIFGSLTNSTMKIDHYQLENDKLMKGIHQEDTLNQDLITELRKEFRMVHDDFYMVLTDTDIKIKQSYEVPIAMKAIFDYIDTFSSRIREMEQQKRDGVLCKKEDKPRSLENFLSRFRWRRRLLIISSPSDEEWSYQQQLYSLNSQACNLGLRHIAILKLVGTEPLHMGGVLELYPINGSTTVEREGLSGILVKDMRNYFQISPEYFSMLLVGKDGNVKSWYPSPMWSMATIYDLVDSMQLRRQEMAIQQSLGMRCPEYDYGYHQHGYEQGYQDGYHQGYGY